The sequence below is a genomic window from Ignavibacteriales bacterium.
ATCAGATAGTTTCGGTTCTAAAAGAAATCCGGTTACACCCAAACACTGATGTTCATGATTTTGATTTCAAAGCCAAACACGCAATTAATTTTCTTGAAGAAGGAAATAAGGTTAAAGTTGTTGTTATGTTTAAAGGCAGAGAGATGGCTTATACGGAACAAGGCACAGATTTATTAAACAGGTTTATTGAACGTACGGAAGAATATGCAAGAGTTGAATCACCTGCAAAGCTTGAAGGAAGAAATATGAGTGTTATACTTGTTCCTGCAGCAAAACAAAAAAGTAAAAAAAATAATTAGTAGGATAGAACAATGCCAAAAATGAAAAGCAACAGAGGTGCCGCCAAAACTTTCAGGAAAACCAAATCCGGTAAGTTGAAGAGACAGAATGCTTACAAAAGCCATATTCTTACTTCAAAAAGCACCAAGAGAAAAAGAAATCTTCGTAAAGCTTCCCTTGTTTCCAAGTCGGAAGAAAAAAGAGTTAATATAATGCTTCAATAATGTCAGAGGATAAGTAAAATGCCAAGATCTAAAAATAAAGTAGCTTCGCACAGAAGACGAAAAAAAATATTAAAACTTGCTAAAGGTTACTGGGGAGCGCGTAGTAAAGTTTATACGGTTGCAAAAAATCATGTTGAAAAAGGTTTGGTGCATGCCTACAGGGATAGAAAACTTAAAAAGAGAGTTTTCCGTCAATTGTGGATTACCAGGATCAATGCTGCAGCAAGATTGAATGGAACCACATATTCACGTTTGATACACGCTCTTGATGTTAAAGGTATCTCACTAAACAGAAAGATACTTGCAAGTCTTGCGGTTGAAAACCCTGCTGCATTCACTGAAGTAGTTAAGTTTTCAGCTAACTAATTTTCTTACCCTCAGACATTTCTTAAATAAAAATATCTGAGGGTATTATTTTAAACTTTCGGAACTGATATGATTGATGAACAGATTAGAACAGTTCAATCCTCCTTCAATAAAGACATCGAGGAAGTCAAAGACACAGCTCAACTCGAGCAGCTTCGAATAAAATATCTCGGTAGAAACGGTGCGTTAACTGAGCTCTTCGAGAAATTAAAAGAAGTACCCGCCGATAAAAAACCTTTAATTGGAAAAACATTAAATGTTCTCAGGAATGAAGCTACTGCCAGGTTCAACGAACTAAAAGAAAAACTTGAATCGCAGGTAACATCCGCAGAAAAAAAACCTGATCTGACACTTCCATATTCTGGACAGATTATTGGAAGCAAACATATTCTAACTCAAACTCTCGATGAGATGAAAGAAATATTCAAAGGGTTGGGTTTCTCTGTTCACATCGGTCCTGAGATAGAATCTGATTGGAATAATTTCGGTGCATTAAATTTTCCTGAAGATCATCCGGCGAGAGATATGCAGGATACTTTTTTCGTATCGGAAGATTTTCTGCTAAGAACGCATACATCACCAGTACAAATAAGAGTGATGCAGACGCACAAACCGCCTGTAAGAGCCATAATGCCCGGACGTGTTTATCGCAATGAAGCAGTTAGTGCAAGAAGTTACTGTATGTTCCATCAGCTGGAAGGACTTTACGTAGACACTGATGTCACATTCGCTGAACTAAAGGGAACGCTCGTTTCATTTGCAAAACAGTTTTATGGGAACGATTTAAAATACAGGTTCCGTCCAAGCTTTTTTCCTTTTACAGAACCAAGTGCTGAAATGGATATTACTTGTTTTATGTGTAATGGAAGCGGATGCAGAATATGCAAATACTCAGGCTGGTTAGAAATTCTTGGTTGCGGAATGGTTGATCCGAATGTTTTTGAAAATGTTGGATATGATCCTGAAAATTATACCGGATATGCTTTCGGTATGGGTATTGAGAGGACTGCGATTTTAAAATATGGAATTCCTGATATCAGAATCTTTTTCGAAAACGATATCAGGTTTCTGAAACAGTTTTGATGCGGAGAATATAAATTGAAAATATCACTTAACTGGTTAAAGGAATACGTTGATCTCAGCGGACTATCAACTATTGAAATAGTCCACACACTTACAATGATAGGGCTGGAAGTAGAAGACTTTGTTGATCAGAATGAATTATATAAAGGGTTTATTGTAGGTCAGGTAAAAGAAAAACAAAAACATCCAAACGCAGATAAGTTATCCCTGTGTATTGTCAATGACGGCAATAATGATTTTCAGGTAGTATGCGGCGCACCCAACGTTGCGACCGGACAAAAAATAATCTTTGCACCTATCGGCACAGAAATTCCAAACGGCAAATTTAAAATCACTAAAGCCAAGATTAGAGGAACAGAATCATTCGGAATGATTTGCTCTGATGCTGAATTGAATCTGAGTGACGATCATTCAGGCATTCGCGTTCTTGACGAAAATATTATTCCAGGAACTTCACTGATTGATGCTTTAATGCTTAACGATGTTCTGATGGAGATTGGAATAACTCCTAACAGACCGGATGCGTTGTCACACATCGGCATAGCAAGGGACCTGTCAGCATTCTTCAATAAAGAACTTAAGTATCCTGACGTCAACATCTCCAAAAATATTACTGATAAATTCGGTGATACTTCAATACAAATCTTAGACTCACTCAATTGTCCGAGATATTCAGCAAAAATAGTCACTGATATTACTGTTGGTGATTCACCTCAATGGCTTAAGGACAGGATAACCAAAATAGGTTTGCGACCAATTAATAATATCGTCGATGCAACAAATTACGTGATGTATGAATACGGTCAGCCATTACATGCATTTGACCTCGATTTATTAAAGGGCAAAAGCATTGTGGTTAAACAGGCAGAGGGTAGTTCTTTCACAACATTAGACGGTAAGAAAAGAGAACTTAATTCATCTATGTTAATGATCTGTGATAGCGAAAGAGAAGTTGCTATTGCCGGTGTAATGGGTGGTGAGAATTCAGAAATTAATTCATCGACAAAAAATATTCTGATTGAAAGTGCATATTTTAATCCATCAAGTGTTCGTAAAACCGGCAAGTCATTAGGCTTAAGTACAGATGCATCTTTCAGGTTTGAAAGAGGAACAGATCCTGAGAAAACAGTTATCGTTGCTGAAAGAGCCGCGCAAATAATTTCAAATATAGCTGGCGGAAAAATTGCTGACTGTGTTATAGATATTCATCCTAAACCATATCAAGCAAAACAAATAAAATTGCGTTTTGAAAGAATCAAACGCTTACTCGGTTTTGATATACCTAAAGAAAAAGTTTTGAAAATTATTTCCGGACTTGAGTTTCCTATCATTGAACCACAAAACGATTATGTAAAAATCAGTGTTCCCGGATTTCGTCCCGATGTTGAGAGAGAAGTGGATGTTATTGAAGAGATTGCAAGGATAAATGGTTACGATAATATTCCTCCAGTGCATAAGATATCAATCAGTCTGGGTGACAGAGAAAATGAAGCGCAATTAACAGATGAATTAAGAAACATTTGTACATCACTTGGGTTATTCGAGATAATTAATAATCCTATGCAAATAGAAAGTAGTTCTTCTATAACCGGCTCAGGCATAAAAATTATGAATCCCTTGAGTCTTGACATGGAATATTTAAGGACAAGCTTAATTCCCGGTGCTTTAAGTACAATAGCACTAAATATTAATCGTGGCGAAAAGAATTTAAACTTTTTTGAAATCGGAAACGTGTTTAACAGGTCTAATGAAAATGAACTTGCCGCATTTTCTGATTTTTCTGAAGATACGCGACTCCTGTTAGCAATCACAGGATTAGAAAGATTGAAGACCTGGCATTCAACAGAAAAGTATTACGATCTCTATTCACTTAAAGGATTAGTCGAGAGTATAACTGCCAAAATTTCGCTTGACAATGTTTTAATAGATTCATATTATGTTAACGGTAATACAATTTTCGATTATTACTTTGAAAAAAAACTGATAGATAAGTCAGTTGGAATGGGCGGGAAAATATCCCGGCAAGTTCTTAAAAAGTTTGATATTCAACAGGATGTTTTTTGTTTCGAGTTTAGTCTTGATGAACTGAGTAATATAAAACCAGCGTTAAGGACTTACTCTGAACCTGTAAAATATCCTAAAGTAATGCGAGACTTTGCATTCATTTTTGATACTACAATAGAGTATTCAGAAATAAAAAGTTTTATCAAAAAGAACAGTACTGAAATACTTAAACAAGTTGAGTTATTTGATGTATTTGAAAGTGAAAGTTTAGGTAATGCTAAAAAAAGTTTGGCATTTACTCTTGAATATCAATCAGATTCAAAAACACTGACTGAAGAAGAAGTGGAGAAAGATTTCAGTTCGTTAATAAACCTGATTACAAAAAAATTCAATGCAAAACTAAGAGGGAGATAATTGGCAGATCTTTCCAAATATGAAGTTCTTCTTAATGATCTGAACACTATTCAGACTCAGGTCTCTGTTCTTAAAAATAAATTTAAGGACACCTCATTAAGAAATACGGAACTTGAAAATTTGATCATTGAATTAAAGCGCGACAAAACTGATCTTACTGAAAAAATTCAGTATCTGGAAGAAGAAATAAAAAACTTCCAGAAAGAAACCAAAGAAAGCCCGGCACTTACATCAAATTTAGAGGAGAGAGAGGCCCTAAAACAAAAAATACAAAACTTGATTTCAAGGATAGATTATCACCTTTCTGCCGAACGGCAGATTTAAGTTCTTAAAATTATTGATTGTTTGATGGAAAAGACATAATGAGTGATAAAAAGAAGCTGAAAATAAAAATATTTGACAAAGAATATTCCCTGCTTGTTGAAAATGAAGAGATCGCAAAAGAGTTAGCCATATATGTTAACCGGGTGATGGAAGAGACCAAAGAGGAACTTCCTGATCAGCCCGCACAAACTATAGCCATTATTGCCTGTTTAAATATTGCATACGATCTGTTTATTGAAAAAAATAAAAACCGTGAATTTATGATTCAAGCTACTGATAAAATGAAAAAGATTAAGCTTCTTCTCAGTGAACCCAGTATGTCAGACCCATCTTAATTTAATTACCGCACTGTCAGTCCTTTATAATTGAAAAACTAACTTTCAAACTATGGGAGTTTGACTTATGACGTGTATTGCAGGCCCCATCTGACGGCTTGCCGGCAGAATGCGAAAGCATCAGCGGAAGCAAAAAACGTTCTAGCAGGTTCCCACACTGATATAATAGGGTTTTTCTCTATTAAATCGGCGACTGACAGATGCGGATAATATCTAATTCCACACGGAGGAAATATGGATCCATTACTACTAATACCTATGGTTCTTGTACTCGTGGTATTATTCTTCTATCTCGGATGGATGTTCAATTCAAGAGTTGGAAAAAAAAGTATTGTTTCTGCTGAAGAACGTGCAAAACATATTTTAGATGATGCACAGAAAGAAGCCACAAACCTTAAAAGAGAAAAGTTACTTGAAGTAAAAGATGAGTGGTATAAGAGAAAAGTTGAATTTGATAGTGAAATAAATCAGAAGAAACAGAAGTTCTCACATCTTGAAAAACAACTTACAACACGTGAAGAAAATATCGAAAAAAAATTCGACCTGGTTATCAAAAAGGAAAAAGAAAACAGGCAGTTTGAAAAAGAATTATTAGAACAAAAAAAGACTATTGAAATAAAATCTGGCGAGATTCAAAAGATTGAATCAGAACAGAATCTTAAACTTGAAAAAATTTCCGGTTTAACTTCTGATGAAGCTAAAAAAATGCTGCTTGAAAATATGGTTAACCAGGCAAAGACTGATGCTTCACAAACCATAAAAGAAATTCATGATCAGGCAAAAGCTGAAGCAAAACGTGATGCTCAAAAAATAATCGTTCAGGCTATTCAGCGAACTGCTGCCGACCATTCAATTGAAACAACCGTTTCAGTCGTTCAAATCCAAAATGACGATATGAAGGGCAGGATAATAGGCAAAGAGGGAAGGAACATTCGTGCCTTTGAGGCTGCCACCGGTGTTGATGTTATCGTAGATGACACACCTGAAGCAGTTATCCTTTCTTCATTCGATCAGTTCAGAAGAGAAGTTGCAAGAGTCTCACTTGAACGGTTAATAACAGATGGCAGAATCCATCCAGCCAGAATTGAAGAAGTTGTCGAGAAAGTCAGGCAGGAACTAGAAGAAGAAATGATTCGGGAAGGTGAAAACACTATTCTTCAACTTGGATTGCACAATATGCATCCTGAATTAATAAAACACATAGGGCGAATGAAATACAGATCAAGTTATGGTCAAAACCTTTTACAACATAGTGTTGAGGTTGCTTACCTGACAGGAATTATGGCAGCAGAGGTTGGACTTGATACCAACCTAGCTAAGCGTTCCGGTTTACTACATGATGTTGGTAAAACAGTTGACAAAAGTGTTGAAGGTCCGCATGCACTTCTTGGTTATGAATTAACCAAAAAATTTAAAGAACATCCTATAGTTGTAAATGCAGTTGGTTCACATCACGAAGATATTGAAATGGAACATCCAATCGCACCACTGGTTCAGGCAGCGGATGCAATTAGTGGTGCAAGACCCGGAGCAAGGCGGGAACCACTTGAAGGATATGTTAAGCGACTCGAAAACCTTGAAACATTAGCAAAGTCCTTTGAGGGTGTTGCAAAGACTTATGCTATACAGGCTGGAAGAGAAATTCGTGTTGTGGTGGAACAGGATAAAATCGACGATACAGTTGCCGATAAATTATCACGGGACATTGCTGGAAAAATTGAAGAGGAAATGGAATATCCCGGTCAGATAAAAGTTACAGTTATCAGGGAAGTGAGAAAAATCAGTTACGCAAAATAGGTCTGAATATTTTTTTATAAATGAGTAAAAAAAAATTATCGATCGGAATTACAGGAAATATCGGATCCGGTAAATCTACATTTGCCGGATTTGTTAAAGAACGGAATTTTCCTGTTATAAATGCAGATGACCTTGCCAAGAAAATTTTAAATGAAGACAAACAGATTCAACAAAAGGTTACGCGGACTTTTGGTGAAAAATGTTTTACAAAAGGATCTTTAAATAAGTCCTATCTTGCAGAAATAGTTTTTTCAAATGAGTCTAATGTTCAGAAACTTAACTCTATCATACATCCCGAAGTTATAAAACAATCCAAAGTATTAGTCACTGAATCCTTTAAAGAGCATTCCTTAGTTTTCACCGAAGCGGCACTCATTTATGAAGCTGATATGGAAGAACAGTTCGATTACATTGTATTGATAACAGCACCCATAGAAGTCAGGATGCAACGGGCGACAACTTCCGGGAAATTATCAGGTGAGAGTTTTCTTTTAAGAGATGCAAACCAGATACCTGAAGATGAAAAAAAGAAACGGGCTGATTTTGTTTTTGAAAACAGTGGTTCAAAAAAAGATTTGGAGAAAAAAACTGATTTATTAGTGATGATTCTTTCTTCTCTCTGAATTCCAGCCGGTGATATTCAACTCTTTGATTGATTTAGTAGTACCGTTCACATAAATTTGGAACGACATTTACAGGAGTTTTTGTGACGTTCATTAACAATCTTATCGTTTCTGTTGTTCAGTTGCTGCCCAAATCTGTAGTGGGGTTCTTTTCTAAAAAATATATTGCCGGTGTCACACTTGAAAAAGCTGTTGAGACTGTAGTATCCTTCAATAAAAAAAATATATATGCAACCCTCGATGTACTTGGCGAATCAATTAAAAATAAAGATGAAGCAATCCAATCTAAAAAAGAAGCATTAGAAGTACTTGATGCTATTGTTAAAAATAATCTGATGGCAAATCTGTCCATTAAACCAACACAAATGGGATTAAGTATAGATGAACAGTTTGCATATGAACAGATTGAAGAATTAGTTGAGAAAGCAAAACAGATTAATAACTTTGTGCGCATCGATATGGAAGATTCACCGTATACTGACGCTACCTTTCGTGTATTTAAAAAGTTACGTGAAAAGTATGATAATGTTGGGGTGGTTGTACAGTCATATTTAAAGCGGACTTATGATGATGTTGTGGACCTGAATAAGATCAAAACTAATTATCGTCTGTGTAAAGGAATTTATATTGAGCCCGAATCAATTGCATTTAAAGACAGACAAAAGGTCCGGGATAATTATCTGAAAGTTCTTGAACAAATGTTCAGAGACGGAAACTATGTCGGCATTGCAACTCACGATGATTACCTGATTCAAGGCGCTTACAGATTGATAAAAGAATTAAATATCCCAAAAGATAAATTTGAATTTCAAATGCTTCTTGGTGTTAAAGAAGATTTACGCGATAAAATAAATGCAGACGGCTACAAGATAAGAATCTATGTTCCTTTCGGTGAAAAGTGGTATGCATATTCCGTTAGAAGACTAAAAGAAAATCCGCAGATTGCCGGATATATATTCAAAAATATTTTTTCATTTAGAAGATGATTGTACTTGGAATAGAAAGTTCCTGCGATGAAACTTCAGTTGCAATTATTAAGGATGATCAGCTTAAGGCGAATTTAATTTCATCTCAGGATTTTCATTCATTGTACGGAGGCGTGGTTCCCGAACTGTCAAGCAGGGCTCATCTCCAGATGATTATTCCTTTAGTTAAACAGGCATTGCAGAAATCGGAAATAAAATTAAATGATGTCGATCTCTTTTCAGCAACAGCGGGACCCGGACTTGTCGGTGCTTTATTAGTTGGATTAACATTCGCTAAAGGTCTTGCCTTTTCGCTCAGAAAAGAATTTGTACCGGTAAACCATATCGAAGGACATATCTATTCCGGATTCTTAATGGAAAGCAAACCCGAGTTTCCAATATTAACACTGGTTGTTTCCGGCGGTCACACACTTCTTTTACTTGTTGAATCACACACAAAAATCTATAAACTTGGCAGCACCGTTGATGACGCTGTTGGTGAAGCATTCGATAAAGTTTCGAAGATGTTAGGATTCGGTTATCCCGGCGGCCCAAAAATTCAATCCGCCGCTAAAAATGGTGTGAACGATGAGATAAATTATCCAATTGCCGAATTAAAAAATGAATTCGATTTTTCATTCAGTGGTTTAAAAACTTCCGTACTCAGGTACATTGAAAAACATTATAAGAAAGATGAAATTATACCTGAACAAGAACTTGCAATGATTTCATACTCTTTCCAGGAAGCTGCAGTTGGAGCCTTAATTGCTAAAACGCAAAGAGCGTTAAAAAAGTTTAACGTGAATACACTTTCAGTTGTTGGCGGAGTTGCCGCAAATCAGTTATTAAGAAAAAAGTTTGCTGGGTTGGCAGAGTCTTATTCTAAAAAACTTGTTATTCCGGATTTAATTTATTGCGGCGATAATGCAGCGATGATCGCTTACAGGGCGCAAAAGGTTTTTGAAAATGGACAAAGATTTAACCTGAATGTAAGCCCTTATCCATCGTTACCAGTAAATGCGTTTTCTGTTTTTACAGGTTGATTTTATTTATGAATCAAATCGATAAAAAGAATGAATCTGAAAATTTGAATGAAGAAGAAATTCAACAACTGGAAAAACTCAGAAACGAGACTGATAAACTTGATAGAAAAATAGTTAAACTGATCGGCAAAAGATTTTACTATTCAATGCTGATAGGCAGGATTAAAAAGCGAAAAAGTTTGCCGGCATACTCACCTGATCGTGAAAAAAAAATACTACTGAATATTACTGAAGCAAATGAAGGTCCGCTTGACAATGAAACAGTTGCCCGAATTTATGAACGCCTGATTGATGAATCACGGGCATTCCAGCAAAAAATAATAAATCATAAAAGAGAATTGAAAGAACAACAACCAATATCAAAAATTTCCTGGAGCAAAATCCTTGGAAGAAAAGAACTGATAATCATTGCTTCAGTTTTTATCGTTCTGTTGATGATCTTTTATTATATACTATTCACAAAAAATTCATTTGACAAACAGGCGCCGTACAGATTTGAGATATCAATAGGAGAGTCATTCACATCAGTTTCTGAAAGATTGTATAAGGAAGAAATTATTCCAAGCAGGTTTAATTTCAGAATGGCGGCATTTATTTATGGTGCCGAGACAAAGATAAGATCAGGGAGGTATTCAATCCCGAACGATCTCAGCTATCTGGATCTGATTGATCTTTTCACAAAGGGTGATGCAGATTTTATAAAAACTGTAAAAATCTTTAATGGGGTTTCAGCAAAGTGGATCGCCGGAACTTTAATGCGTGAAGTGAAAGTTGATTCAGCCGCTTTTCTTTCTTTGGTGAATGACAGAAGTTTGATAGACTCGATGGGATATAAAACGAATTCACTTGACGGCTACCTGATGCCGGGAAGGTATTTACTTTTTGAAAATAGTTCTGCAGACGAGATCCTCGATACACTGTTACTAAATATGAATCTTTTTTTTAATGATTCGGTAAATCAGCAGATTCAAAAACAGGGCAGAACAAAACACGAAATTATCACCTTAGCATCTATCGTTGAAGGCGAGACGAATAAGATAGAGGAGATGCCATTGATCGCTGGTGTTTATTCAAATCGGCTCAGGATAGGAATGAAACTTCAGGCAGATCCAACCGTTCAATATCTTCAGCCAAACGGATGGAAAAGACTTTTGTACAAAGATCTGAGAATTAATTCTCCGTACAATACTTACATGTATGGAGGGCTGCCGCCGGGACCGATTAACAATCCCGGAAAAGAGGCATTGCTGGCTGCTGTTTATCCGGCAGAACATAATTATCTTTACTTTGTAGCTGATGGTACCGGAGGTCATAAATTTGCAAAATCATTTTCAGAACATTTAAAGAATGTAAACGCCTACAGGACATGGTTAAAAAATCAAAAGTGATTACTAAAAATATCTTCTTACTATTGACGGGAATAATTTTTTCATCCTGTGCGAATCAGTTGCCACCCGGCGGCGGTGAAGTAGATAAGATTCCACCTGAAATAATTCAACTATATCCGGAAGATGGTACAACTAATTATTCTGAAAATTATTTTGAGCTTGAATTTTCCGAGTATGTTGATAAAAGAACGGTTAAGGAAGCAATATTTATTTCTCCTGCAATTGATGGAGAATTAGAACTTAGCTGGACCGGAAAGAGTGTTGAGATCACATTTCCCTCTGAGCTTAGAAAGAATACAACTTACGTAGTCACAATAGGAACTGATGTTGTTGATCATAACAACAGGAACAGGATGGCTCAATCTTTTAGTTTTACTTTTTCAACGGGTGATAAGATTGACAGACGAATGATTACAGGTCGCGTTTATGATGAGAAGCCTGATGGAGTAATGATGTTTGCATATAAACTTGATACTGCCATTATTGATCCAACTGTGCTTAAACCGGATTATCTTTCACAATGCGGCAATGATGGAAGTTACAGACTATTAGGATTAAGTGCAGGAACCTATCGTGTGTTTGCAGTCAAAGATGAATTTCGCGATCTGATTTATAATATTGAGCAGGATAAAATTGGGGTGCCGTCACGGGATGTTGTTTTAAATGAAGATGATTCACTTTTCACCGGACTTAATTTTTTCCTGACTGTTAAGGATACAACGCCCCCGAGATTATTGACCGCTGCTATGACTGATAAGCATCATATACTTTTATCTGTCAGTGAGGAATTTGATTCATCAACAATCCTTTTGAATAACTTTACAATTTTAGATTCGTCCGCTGATAAAATTATTAAACCAAAATTTATTTACAGACAAACTAAAAAATTGACTGAATTAGTGCTGGTTTTAGGTGATAGTATTCCGGTTGAGAATGAATGTTTTGTTAATGCCGCAATGTTAAAAGATATTTCGGGAAATTATTTTAAGAATGATGTAATTCAAGTTACAGTAAATGATAAACCGGATACTTCAAAACCG
It includes:
- a CDS encoding Ig-like domain-containing protein, with the translated sequence MVKKSKVITKNIFLLLTGIIFSSCANQLPPGGGEVDKIPPEIIQLYPEDGTTNYSENYFELEFSEYVDKRTVKEAIFISPAIDGELELSWTGKSVEITFPSELRKNTTYVVTIGTDVVDHNNRNRMAQSFSFTFSTGDKIDRRMITGRVYDEKPDGVMMFAYKLDTAIIDPTVLKPDYLSQCGNDGSYRLLGLSAGTYRVFAVKDEFRDLIYNIEQDKIGVPSRDVVLNEDDSLFTGLNFFLTVKDTTPPRLLTAAMTDKHHILLSVSEEFDSSTILLNNFTILDSSADKIIKPKFIYRQTKKLTELVLVLGDSIPVENECFVNAAMLKDISGNYFKNDVIQVTVNDKPDTSKPGIVKTNPVNSSASVDYAGSDFSFFFSDAFDSNQVKQGINFSDTLGRKVDYRIKFPDDASLMLIPLNDLEVQKDYQIKIDLSKVVDIAGNKFDTTYVFKFKTISGLEFTGASGTVIKESESDQMLLILENLGDKKFTYKQQLSDGNKFNFERVEAGKYLLWAHSLSDSTNFNYGQPYPFIPSDNFYFYPDTLTLRPRWSLLDIIFNSTKKQ